The Sphaerospermopsis torques-reginae ITEP-024 genome has a window encoding:
- a CDS encoding DNA methyltransferase, whose translation MFQQLSLFKDSVNNVTKSFYGNIQQSGFKYEEIDIGDITFKGGQNESVHRWYRLTPSYSPSLVRYFIELFNITKDDFVVDPFSGRGTTVIECQKHGIKALGIEINPLLQQVGNKSLIWNSDNFIIINTYLEEVCDVIKKYHNYYLEDVINIFQTRVPIIHNVFRWWKIDVLKNLIICREMMNKEKYSSVYEYIWVALNKACLDCANIHRNHPTITFDDNHQREIDVYGEISNNLKNISEDLQKLNQEQISFSQLNSIVLGNSTNNLQDIIHRPIDFVITSPPYPNRYSYVHQTRPQLHFLELLADVREATEIDLQAIGGTWGRATSILQKDLIIVPDEIKPYFCYYDELKNQNILMCNYATKYFIDIWKHMKSLKPTVSRNFQGVYVVGNSRLSDVEIFTEVILGKLFQHEGFEVDKIISFRKRGGKKRLYETAVCIRN comes from the coding sequence ATGTTTCAACAACTATCACTATTTAAAGATAGCGTAAATAATGTTACTAAGTCTTTCTACGGAAACATTCAACAGTCTGGTTTTAAATATGAAGAAATTGATATAGGTGATATCACATTTAAAGGCGGACAAAATGAGTCAGTCCATAGATGGTATCGTCTTACTCCCAGTTATTCGCCTAGTTTGGTACGCTATTTTATTGAATTATTTAATATTACTAAAGATGATTTTGTAGTTGATCCATTTAGTGGTAGAGGTACTACAGTTATAGAATGTCAGAAGCACGGAATAAAAGCTCTGGGAATTGAAATTAATCCTTTATTACAACAGGTAGGAAATAAATCTCTAATCTGGAATAGTGACAACTTTATAATTATAAATACCTATCTTGAAGAAGTGTGTGATGTGATTAAAAAATATCACAACTATTATTTAGAAGATGTAATTAATATTTTCCAAACTAGAGTTCCCATTATTCATAATGTTTTTCGATGGTGGAAAATAGATGTTTTAAAAAATCTCATTATCTGTCGTGAGATGATGAATAAAGAAAAATATTCTTCTGTGTATGAATATATCTGGGTGGCTTTAAATAAAGCTTGTCTAGATTGCGCCAATATTCACAGAAATCATCCCACAATTACATTTGATGATAACCATCAAAGAGAGATAGATGTTTATGGTGAAATTAGTAACAACCTCAAGAATATAAGTGAAGATTTGCAGAAACTTAATCAAGAGCAAATTTCTTTTTCTCAATTGAACTCAATTGTATTAGGTAATTCTACAAATAACCTGCAAGATATCATTCATCGTCCCATAGATTTTGTGATTACTTCGCCTCCTTATCCCAACCGTTATAGTTATGTTCATCAAACTAGACCTCAGTTACACTTTTTAGAACTGTTAGCAGATGTTCGTGAAGCAACGGAAATAGATTTGCAAGCAATAGGGGGAACATGGGGCAGAGCGACTTCTATTTTGCAGAAGGATTTAATTATAGTTCCTGATGAAATTAAACCCTACTTTTGTTACTATGATGAACTGAAAAACCAAAATATTCTAATGTGCAACTATGCCACTAAATATTTTATTGATATATGGAAACATATGAAATCTTTAAAACCAACTGTGTCGAGGAATTTTCAAGGTGTCTATGTAGTTGGCAATTCTAGGCTTTCCGATGTAGAAATATTTACAGAGGTGATTTTGGGTAAACTTTTTCAACATGAGGGTTTTGAAGTTGATAAGATAATTTCTTTCAGAAAACGAGGAGGTAAAAAACGTTTATATGAAACAGCAGTATGTATTAGAAATTAG
- a CDS encoding glucose-1-phosphate adenylyltransferase, with amino-acid sequence MKKVLAIILGGGAGTRLYPLTKLRAKPAVPVAGKYRLIDIPVSNCINSEIYKIYVLTQFNSASLNRHITRAYNFGGFSDGFVEVLAAQQTPENPNWFQGTADAVRQYLWMLQEWDVDEFLILSGDHLYRMDYRQFIQRHRDTNADITLSVIPIDDRRASDFGLMKIDNSGRVIDFSEKPKGDALAKMRVDTTILGLTKEQAELQPYIASMGIYVFKKDVLIKLLKESLARTDFGKEIIPDAAKDHNVQAYLFDDYWEDIGTIEAFYNANLALTKQPLPPFSFYDEAAPIYTRARYLPPSKLLNCNITESMIGEGCILKNCRIQHSVLGVRSRIESGSIIEETLIMGSDYYQPSVERQCSIEQGDIPVGIGTDTIIRRAIIDKNARIGHDVKIINKDNVQEAEREKQGFYIRSGIVVVLKNAVIPDGTVI; translated from the coding sequence GTGAAAAAAGTTTTAGCAATCATTCTTGGTGGAGGTGCGGGTACACGACTGTATCCCTTAACCAAACTCCGCGCAAAACCCGCAGTACCCGTAGCTGGCAAATATCGCTTAATAGATATCCCAGTTAGCAACTGCATAAATTCAGAAATCTATAAAATCTACGTTCTCACACAATTTAACTCAGCCTCTTTAAATCGCCATATTACCCGCGCTTACAACTTCGGTGGCTTCAGTGATGGGTTTGTAGAAGTGTTAGCAGCACAACAAACTCCAGAAAACCCCAACTGGTTCCAAGGTACAGCCGATGCTGTACGTCAGTATCTCTGGATGTTGCAGGAATGGGATGTAGACGAATTTCTGATCCTTTCTGGTGATCACCTCTACCGTATGGATTACCGTCAGTTTATCCAGCGTCATAGAGACACAAATGCTGATATTACCCTTTCTGTTATCCCTATTGATGATCGCCGTGCTTCCGATTTTGGTTTAATGAAAATCGACAACTCCGGTAGGGTGATTGACTTTAGCGAAAAACCCAAGGGTGATGCTTTAGCCAAAATGCGCGTTGATACTACCATCCTGGGGTTAACCAAAGAACAAGCCGAATTACAACCATATATCGCCTCAATGGGCATATATGTCTTCAAAAAAGACGTTTTAATCAAACTGTTGAAAGAATCTTTAGCACGGACTGATTTCGGTAAAGAAATTATTCCTGATGCCGCTAAAGATCATAATGTTCAGGCATACTTATTTGATGATTACTGGGAAGACATCGGAACAATAGAAGCTTTTTATAATGCGAATTTGGCATTGACTAAGCAGCCTCTTCCACCCTTTAGCTTCTACGATGAAGCAGCACCAATTTACACCCGCGCTCGTTACTTACCACCTTCTAAATTATTGAATTGCAATATTACAGAATCAATGATTGGTGAAGGTTGTATTTTGAAAAACTGCCGAATTCAACATTCAGTTTTGGGAGTGCGATCGCGGATTGAATCAGGTTCTATAATTGAAGAAACCCTGATTATGGGTTCAGACTATTACCAACCATCGGTAGAACGTCAATGTAGTATAGAACAAGGTGATATTCCCGTTGGTATTGGTACAGATACCATCATTCGCCGAGCCATCATTGATAAAAATGCCCGCATTGGTCATGATGTGAAAATTATCAACAAGGATAACGTCCAAGAAGCTGAAAGGGAAAAACAAGGATTTTATATCCGTAGTGGGATTGTAGTTGTTCTCAAAAATGCCGTGATTCCTGATGGAACAGTTATTTAG
- a CDS encoding AAA family ATPase: protein MTKLLLLIGLPGSGKSTLAAQLLTECPQMQLISTDAIRGRLFGSQATQGPWFLIWQEVERQFQQATIANIPTIFDATNAQRRNRREVIELARHTGFTHITGIWVRTPVWLCLTRNKKRDRQVPEDVILRMHRQLRDAPPSLDEGLDKILYKSGGVIGDTIFDF, encoded by the coding sequence ATGACTAAACTACTTTTACTAATTGGTCTTCCTGGTAGCGGTAAATCAACATTGGCTGCACAATTACTAACAGAATGCCCTCAGATGCAACTCATTTCTACAGATGCTATCCGAGGGCGGCTTTTTGGTTCTCAAGCCACTCAAGGTCCTTGGTTTTTGATTTGGCAAGAAGTTGAAAGACAGTTTCAACAAGCCACTATTGCCAATATACCCACCATTTTTGATGCTACTAACGCCCAAAGAAGAAATCGCCGGGAAGTTATAGAATTAGCCCGTCACACTGGTTTTACTCACATTACTGGTATATGGGTAAGAACTCCCGTTTGGTTATGTTTAACACGCAATAAAAAACGCGATCGCCAAGTTCCAGAAGACGTTATTTTGCGAATGCACCGCCAACTTCGGGACGCTCCCCCCAGCTTAGATGAAGGACTAGATAAAATACTTTATAAGTCAGGTGGGGTGATTGGTGATACAATTTTTGATTTTTGA
- a CDS encoding DnaJ C-terminal domain-containing protein: MAATDFKDYYSILGITKTATPEEIKQAFRKLARKYHPDVNPGNKQAEAKFKEVNEAYEVLSDPDKRKKYDQYGQYWKQVGEGGFPGGAGVDMSGFDFGQYGSFNDFLNDLFGGAGPRTNRQSYSYRTSTGKPGTGFGGFNDFGFQDMGGGAAQDSEYTISLSFAEGFAGVQKRFSLGNETIDVRIPAGAKTGTRLRVRGKGQVNPMTQQRGDLYLRVELQPHSFFQFEGDNLVCEVPITPDEAALGASIDVPTPDGSVNVKLPAGVRSGQSLRLRGKGWPRAKGGRGDQFVKVAIAPPKDLTPQEREYYEKLRSIRTYNPRSHLAQVKL; encoded by the coding sequence ATGGCTGCAACCGATTTTAAAGACTATTACTCAATTTTAGGAATTACTAAAACTGCCACTCCAGAAGAAATTAAACAAGCTTTTCGTAAACTCGCCCGTAAATACCACCCCGATGTTAACCCCGGTAATAAACAAGCAGAAGCCAAATTTAAAGAAGTTAACGAAGCTTACGAAGTTCTCTCTGATCCAGATAAACGCAAAAAATATGATCAATACGGTCAATATTGGAAGCAGGTAGGTGAAGGTGGTTTCCCTGGTGGTGCAGGGGTAGATATGAGCGGTTTTGACTTTGGTCAATACGGCAGTTTTAATGATTTCCTCAATGATTTATTTGGCGGTGCAGGACCACGCACCAACAGACAAAGTTATTCCTATCGTACCTCTACAGGTAAACCAGGTACAGGTTTTGGCGGTTTTAATGATTTTGGTTTTCAAGATATGGGCGGTGGTGCTGCCCAAGATAGTGAATATACCATTAGTCTCAGTTTTGCGGAAGGATTCGCAGGAGTTCAAAAACGGTTTAGTCTAGGTAATGAAACTATAGATGTTCGTATTCCCGCAGGTGCAAAAACCGGTACTCGGTTGCGGGTACGGGGTAAAGGTCAAGTTAACCCCATGACTCAACAACGGGGAGATTTATATTTAAGAGTAGAACTGCAACCTCATTCTTTTTTCCAATTTGAAGGCGATAATCTCGTTTGTGAAGTACCCATAACCCCTGATGAAGCTGCTTTAGGTGCTTCTATTGATGTTCCTACTCCTGATGGTAGTGTGAATGTTAAGTTACCAGCAGGGGTGCGTTCTGGTCAGTCTCTGCGGTTACGTGGTAAAGGTTGGCCTCGGGCTAAGGGTGGACGCGGTGATCAATTTGTGAAAGTGGCGATCGCACCCCCCAAAGACCTTACCCCACAGGAGCGAGAATATTATGAAAAACTCCGCTCTATCCGTACCTACAACCCCCGTAGTCATTTGGCACAGGTGAAGTTGTAA
- a CDS encoding DUF1565 domain-containing protein, with amino-acid sequence MISQFRTKTSVLATTLAICSSLTVTFPTQAQLPPVAQVIYVDPVSGVNTAEAGKSVTSPYKTITFALSQAQSGTVIQLAPGNYSGESFPILLKPGITLRGDELTKGKTVVISGGGFYLSRTFARQNITILAEQDTTITGVTVTNTNQRGTGIWVESTNPTIKNNTFTNNFREGVFVTGTGNPQVENNQFVENSANGISLTKSSQGEIRNNLFQNNGFGLAIGETSTPSVTENQIVQNKDGMVITESAKPLVRNNVIQNNKRDGIVLTLNASPDLGTNDNPGGNVIADNGRYNIYNATKNNTIYAFGNNVDGSRIVGSVEIGKNLVPSADSTPISSTDPNIALLQKWELTPTSCTSATQVVIIMMSGKQYCVMPHPDLTAKTYEYNQATGSLKAVANPSIRSSQKKPGGGSL; translated from the coding sequence ATGATTAGTCAGTTCAGAACAAAAACCTCTGTTTTAGCAACGACCTTGGCTATATGTAGTTCCTTAACTGTCACATTCCCAACACAAGCCCAATTGCCGCCAGTTGCACAAGTAATTTATGTTGACCCAGTTAGTGGTGTCAATACAGCTGAAGCTGGAAAATCTGTAACAAGCCCATATAAAACCATAACCTTTGCATTGAGTCAAGCCCAATCGGGTACAGTGATTCAGTTAGCTCCAGGCAACTATAGCGGTGAATCATTTCCGATATTACTCAAACCAGGAATAACATTACGCGGTGACGAATTAACCAAAGGGAAGACAGTAGTTATTTCCGGTGGTGGTTTTTATCTCAGTCGCACCTTTGCTAGACAGAACATTACTATCCTGGCGGAGCAAGATACCACAATTACTGGTGTCACAGTCACCAATACCAATCAAAGAGGTACAGGTATATGGGTAGAATCAACTAATCCCACCATCAAAAACAATACATTCACTAACAACTTCAGAGAAGGTGTGTTTGTTACAGGTACAGGAAATCCTCAAGTTGAAAATAATCAATTTGTGGAAAATTCTGCCAACGGCATTTCCCTAACTAAATCAAGCCAGGGAGAAATTCGTAATAATCTATTTCAGAATAATGGCTTTGGTTTAGCCATTGGTGAGACTTCCACACCCTCAGTCACAGAAAACCAAATCGTCCAAAACAAAGATGGGATGGTGATTACCGAATCAGCTAAACCTTTAGTGCGGAACAATGTAATTCAGAATAATAAACGGGATGGTATTGTCCTCACCCTTAACGCTTCACCTGACCTGGGGACTAACGATAATCCTGGTGGCAATGTCATTGCCGATAATGGTCGTTATAACATCTACAACGCTACCAAAAATAACACTATTTATGCTTTTGGTAACAATGTCGATGGCTCACGCATTGTAGGTTCAGTGGAAATAGGTAAAAACCTAGTACCATCAGCGGACTCTACACCAATATCATCCACCGATCCCAACATAGCACTGCTACAAAAATGGGAATTAACACCCACCTCCTGTACCTCTGCCACCCAAGTAGTCATCATCATGATGAGTGGCAAACAATACTGTGTTATGCCCCATCCTGACTTAACAGCCAAAACTTATGAATATAATCAGGCTACTGGCAGCCTCAAAGCTGTAGCAAATCCTTCCATCCGTTCTTCTCAGAAGAAACCAGGGGGAGGGAGTTTATAG
- a CDS encoding COP23 domain-containing protein — MKNQLSATVLISTLVLSSIVGLRTTVQALPPVDNTVDDTNSSGMPDVEPSDEAYTGTKFSCVSQGDGSMATVGQRPGGQPIPVIIWTSGASRYFGEKYTPQSRCQIVTPKLNEAVEESGGSLQDVVLMNGRVKDKTVICVVSINDTGCDGSNTLFTLKPENAKKADAILAQLMQISREGSSAGVIRETNGRVKVTLDYVLSRNANHSSRQTVKKPSVQNNQRGL; from the coding sequence ATGAAAAATCAATTGTCAGCAACAGTTTTAATTTCTACTTTAGTTCTATCCAGCATTGTTGGTTTGAGAACTACGGTTCAAGCCCTGCCTCCAGTGGATAATACCGTTGATGATACTAACAGTAGTGGTATGCCGGATGTAGAACCATCGGATGAAGCCTATACTGGAACTAAATTTAGCTGTGTATCCCAGGGTGATGGTAGCATGGCTACAGTTGGTCAGCGGCCTGGTGGTCAGCCAATCCCTGTAATTATTTGGACTTCAGGAGCTTCAAGGTATTTTGGAGAGAAATACACTCCTCAAAGCCGTTGCCAAATCGTGACACCGAAACTCAATGAGGCTGTAGAAGAAAGTGGTGGTAGCCTCCAAGATGTTGTGTTGATGAACGGTAGAGTCAAAGATAAAACGGTTATTTGCGTAGTTTCTATTAATGACACTGGTTGTGATGGCAGCAATACTTTGTTTACCCTGAAACCAGAAAATGCCAAGAAGGCCGATGCAATTCTTGCCCAACTCATGCAAATCAGTCGTGAAGGTTCCAGCGCAGGTGTAATTCGTGAGACCAACGGTCGTGTAAAGGTCACATTGGATTACGTCCTATCAAGGAATGCCAATCATTCCTCTCGCCAAACCGTCAAAAAACCTAGTGTTCAAAACAATCAACGTGGTTTGTAA
- a CDS encoding COP23 domain-containing protein, with protein sequence MKNQMSATVLSVTLALSSIFGWASSKVQALPPVDNTVDDTNSSGMPDVELSEEAYTGTKFSCVSQGDGSVATVGQRPGGQPIPVIIWTSGASRYFGEKYTPQSRCQIVTPKFNQAVAESGGSLKDVVLMTGRVKDKTVICVVSSNDTGCHGGNTLFTLKPENAKKADAILAQIMRISREGSSAGSVYETQGRVQFNLNDVLNQNAHPSLQQSRKKPIVRNHSSGL encoded by the coding sequence ATGAAAAATCAAATGTCAGCAACAGTTTTAAGTGTTACTTTAGCCCTATCTAGCATTTTTGGGTGGGCATCTTCTAAGGTTCAAGCCTTACCACCAGTGGATAATACCGTTGATGATACTAACAGTAGTGGTATGCCGGATGTAGAACTATCGGAGGAAGCCTACACTGGAACTAAATTTAGCTGTGTATCCCAGGGTGATGGTAGCGTGGCTACAGTTGGTCAGCGGCCTGGTGGTCAGCCAATCCCTGTAATTATTTGGACTTCAGGAGCTTCAAGGTATTTTGGAGAGAAATACACTCCTCAAAGCCGTTGCCAAATCGTGACACCAAAATTCAATCAGGCTGTAGCCGAAAGTGGTGGTAGCCTTAAAGATGTTGTGTTGATGACCGGTAGAGTCAAAGATAAAACAGTTATTTGCGTAGTTTCTAGCAATGATACTGGTTGTCACGGAGGCAATACTCTGTTTACTCTGAAACCAGAAAATGCCAAAAAAGCCGATGCAATTCTTGCCCAAATTATGCGAATTAGTCGTGAAGGTTCCAGCGCAGGTTCTGTTTATGAAACACAAGGTCGTGTGCAGTTCAATTTGAATGATGTTCTCAACCAAAATGCCCATCCCTCACTCCAGCAATCGAGAAAAAAACCTATCGTTAGAAATCATTCATCTGGTTTGTAA
- a CDS encoding S1 family peptidase: MFSSITRRLFLVFITTVCVITLYDHLTPVVLSATSPANVDVAAEKIANQVTIRILTKSGSGSGVIIKHEGQTYTVLTNHHVVVDSPEHGYEILTADGIIYPAQQLNGVNDNSFDLALVTFTSPEEYLVVGLPKSKVISEGQKVYVSGFPAWHFVFNGNDIIKLEETRTWGVSAFQLKTGMIKMQLTKTLPGGYQLGFTNDFFPGMSGGPVLNQQGELIGISGLLKYPFQGIDAFTFTDGTIPKEEDYLEMEALSWAIPINSVLDFLKQQEIVNRDMEVK; encoded by the coding sequence GTGTTTTCTTCCATAACTCGCAGGTTGTTTTTGGTATTTATCACGACGGTTTGTGTGATTACGTTGTATGACCATCTGACCCCAGTAGTTTTGAGTGCTACATCTCCTGCCAATGTGGATGTTGCCGCTGAGAAAATTGCTAATCAGGTAACTATCAGGATTTTGACTAAATCTGGTTCTGGCTCTGGAGTGATTATTAAACATGAAGGGCAAACCTACACAGTGTTGACAAATCATCATGTAGTCGTTGATAGCCCTGAACATGGTTATGAAATTTTGACTGCTGATGGTATCATTTATCCAGCACAGCAACTAAATGGCGTTAATGATAATTCATTCGACTTAGCCCTAGTAACATTTACTAGTCCAGAGGAATATTTAGTAGTAGGATTGCCAAAGTCAAAGGTGATATCTGAGGGACAAAAAGTTTATGTATCTGGTTTTCCAGCTTGGCATTTTGTTTTCAACGGTAACGATATCATTAAACTGGAAGAAACCCGAACTTGGGGAGTGAGTGCTTTTCAACTCAAAACTGGAATGATTAAAATGCAGCTAACTAAAACTCTACCAGGTGGTTATCAATTAGGCTTCACTAATGATTTTTTTCCTGGTATGAGTGGAGGACCAGTCTTAAATCAGCAAGGGGAACTAATCGGCATTAGTGGGTTATTAAAGTATCCTTTTCAAGGTATTGATGCTTTTACTTTTACTGATGGAACTATACCAAAAGAAGAAGATTACTTAGAAATGGAAGCTTTAAGTTGGGCTATTCCTATTAACAGTGTTCTTGATTTCCTCAAACAACAAGAAATAGTCAATAGAGATATGGAGGTAAAGTAG
- a CDS encoding tetratricopeptide repeat-containing S1 family peptidase, translating into MSLTFTRVNYTALTTALTTAVVATIFMTMPTSADTISSKNITIAQIAKQTSVQINTVGDVTPGGSGVIIAKQDHTYTVLTANHVVCDMLKRPGKITCAKDITYSIRTSTGKDYAVKDIQVLQKTKNDADLAVVTFVATEDYPIATLGNSDQMVEGADVFVGGFPAVFGKVGASRDFTFTTGIVVSRANSSINGYSLIYDAKTVTGNSGGPVFDIAGRVVGIHGLADTSAKNKTETGATVTQKTGFNAGIPINTFLSISEPIVKNTPVKKDMSSIGESPATRLNEPRSARDFYARGIIKLDEYNYRESLANFNQAIKLDPKYIEAYFKRGYANIWLRKYEEALTDFNQVIALDPNYLDGYLNRGWTQMWLQNDQAALEDFNRAIRLNPNYAVAYAHQGMAYIKLGKYQAALESSKQAIRLDPNNSYGYTIQGDVFNSLKDYPAAIKVSSLAILIDPDDFNAYINRAIAYTFTGNYQGALADYQKSAEIFQRRYVKKPTSEGEAKPKPISNSSTDANVELIRNWKLTNVSCSSGEKVVSILIDGKKYCVSPDPNLIFKSYQYNRSTGKLEPLI; encoded by the coding sequence ATGAGTTTAACTTTTACTAGGGTAAATTATACGGCTCTGACTACGGCTCTGACTACGGCTGTAGTGGCTACCATTTTCATGACGATGCCAACATCTGCTGATACTATCAGTAGCAAAAATATTACCATTGCCCAAATTGCCAAACAGACCTCAGTCCAAATTAATACAGTTGGTGATGTTACTCCCGGAGGTTCAGGAGTAATTATTGCCAAACAAGATCATACTTATACTGTATTGACTGCTAATCATGTGGTGTGTGATATGTTAAAAAGACCTGGAAAAATTACTTGCGCTAAAGATATTACTTATTCTATTCGGACAAGTACAGGGAAAGATTATGCTGTTAAAGATATTCAAGTATTGCAGAAAACTAAAAATGATGCAGATTTAGCTGTAGTTACGTTTGTGGCTACAGAAGATTATCCCATTGCTACTTTAGGAAATTCTGACCAGATGGTAGAGGGGGCAGATGTCTTTGTTGGTGGGTTCCCAGCTGTATTTGGTAAAGTTGGAGCTAGTAGAGACTTTACTTTCACTACAGGAATTGTTGTTTCTCGTGCTAATAGTTCTATTAATGGCTATAGTTTGATTTACGATGCCAAAACTGTAACTGGTAATAGTGGCGGGCCTGTGTTTGATATTGCTGGTAGAGTTGTGGGGATTCACGGTTTGGCTGATACTTCAGCTAAGAATAAAACAGAAACAGGGGCAACAGTAACACAGAAAACAGGATTTAATGCGGGTATTCCCATTAATACTTTTTTATCTATAAGTGAGCCAATTGTTAAAAATACCCCTGTCAAGAAGGATATGAGTTCTATTGGTGAAAGTCCTGCTACTCGTTTAAATGAACCCCGGTCAGCAAGAGACTTTTACGCCAGAGGTATTATTAAACTAGATGAATATAATTATCGGGAATCATTAGCAAATTTTAATCAAGCAATTAAGCTTGACCCTAAATATATCGAAGCATATTTTAAACGAGGATATGCAAACATATGGTTGAGAAAATATGAAGAAGCTCTTACAGATTTTAACCAAGTCATTGCTCTTGATCCTAACTACTTAGATGGCTATTTGAATCGTGGCTGGACTCAGATGTGGTTGCAAAATGATCAAGCTGCACTTGAGGATTTTAATCGAGCAATTCGTCTCAACCCTAACTATGCTGTTGCCTATGCCCATCAAGGTATGGCTTATATTAAATTAGGAAAGTATCAAGCGGCGTTGGAATCTTCTAAGCAAGCTATTCGTCTTGATCCGAATAATAGTTATGGGTACACGATTCAAGGAGATGTCTTCAACTCCTTAAAAGACTATCCAGCAGCGATTAAAGTGTCAAGTCTCGCTATTCTTATTGATCCTGATGATTTTAATGCTTACATCAATCGTGCTATAGCTTACACTTTTACTGGTAATTATCAAGGCGCACTTGCAGATTATCAAAAATCCGCCGAAATATTTCAAAGGCGTTATGTTAAAAAACCTACTTCTGAAGGAGAAGCAAAGCCAAAACCAATTTCTAATTCTTCGACTGATGCCAATGTAGAGCTAATTAGAAACTGGAAATTAACTAATGTTTCCTGCTCCTCTGGGGAAAAAGTAGTATCAATTCTGATTGATGGCAAAAAATATTGTGTGAGTCCTGATCCAAATTTAATTTTTAAAAGTTATCAATATAATCGGAGTACAGGTAAGTTAGAACCTTTAATTTGA
- a CDS encoding peroxiredoxin family protein, producing MLTSTDFTGLFNERFFRNLLPKPALDELRLGILTPDFKLTDVTNNRTIKLSDYRGQQAVILAFTRIFTEKQYCPFCYPHIKALNENYEEFTKRGIEILMITSTDKHQSQAVVKDLGLKMPLLINPSCHIFRTYHTGQALGAPLPAQFALDKDGKLIYRHLFSFLDHNASVETLLDKYVAISR from the coding sequence ATGTTGACATCTACAGATTTTACAGGTTTATTTAACGAGCGATTTTTCCGTAATTTGTTACCCAAACCAGCACTCGATGAGTTAAGATTGGGAATATTAACACCTGATTTTAAATTAACTGATGTTACCAATAATCGCACAATCAAATTATCAGATTATCGTGGTCAACAGGCTGTTATTTTAGCATTTACGAGAATTTTTACAGAAAAACAATATTGTCCTTTTTGTTATCCCCATATTAAAGCATTAAATGAAAATTATGAGGAATTTACAAAACGGGGTATAGAAATTTTAATGATTACTAGCACCGATAAACACCAAAGTCAAGCAGTAGTTAAAGACTTAGGATTAAAAATGCCCTTATTAATAAATCCTAGTTGTCATATTTTTAGAACATATCACACAGGGCAAGCATTAGGAGCGCCCTTACCAGCGCAGTTTGCACTAGATAAAGATGGGAAATTAATTTACAGACATTTATTTTCTTTCCTGGATCACAATGCTAGTGTAGAGACACTTTTAGACAAGTATGTAGCAATTTCCAGGTGA
- a CDS encoding peroxiredoxin — MTLNNGCLRVGQQAPDFTATAVADQEFKTIKLSDYRGKYVVLFFYPLDFTFVCPTEITAFSDRYEEFKTLNTEILGVSVDSEFSHLAWIQTDRKSGGVGDLNYPLVSDIKKEISTAYNVLDPAAGIALRGLFIIDKEGVIQHSTINNLAFGRSVDETLRTLQAIQHVQSHPDEVCPAGWQPGEKTMVPDPVKSKVYFAAV, encoded by the coding sequence ATGACACTCAATAATGGATGTCTTCGTGTTGGTCAACAGGCTCCCGATTTTACAGCAACAGCTGTAGCAGATCAAGAATTTAAGACCATCAAACTTTCTGACTATCGCGGTAAGTATGTAGTCCTGTTTTTCTACCCCTTAGACTTTACATTTGTTTGCCCCACCGAGATCACAGCATTTAGCGATCGCTACGAAGAATTTAAAACACTAAACACAGAAATTTTAGGTGTTTCCGTAGATAGCGAATTTTCTCACCTGGCTTGGATTCAAACAGATCGTAAATCTGGGGGTGTAGGTGACTTAAACTATCCCCTAGTTTCCGACATCAAGAAAGAAATTAGCACCGCTTACAACGTTCTCGATCCCGCTGCTGGTATTGCTTTGCGTGGATTGTTTATCATTGATAAAGAAGGTGTAATTCAACATTCTACCATCAATAACCTAGCCTTTGGTCGCAGTGTAGATGAAACATTGCGTACCTTACAAGCTATTCAGCACGTTCAATCTCACCCCGACGAAGTTTGTCCTGCTGGTTGGCAACCTGGAGAAAAAACAATGGTTCCCGATCCTGTGAAGTCTAAAGTTTACTTCGCAGCAGTCTAG